In the Harmonia axyridis chromosome 3, icHarAxyr1.1, whole genome shotgun sequence genome, one interval contains:
- the LOC123674585 gene encoding uncharacterized protein LOC123674585, producing the protein MSTELVIDYPDRIERFFEGKTVFVSGGTGFLGKVLIEKLLRACPKIENIVTLVRVKKGKSPEQRIEEMLSGPLFDSVRQKGGPDQLKKVIAIKGDVIKTGLDLCREDRTWLCEEVNVVFHCAATVRFDEPLRRAVLLNVRGTKQMLDLAKEMRKLQVFQHVSTAYCHMEEAELFEKAYDPPADPHHIIKICEWLRQEDIELISPRLLGRSPNTYAYTKALAEALVVEQMPNLPLQILRPSVVVPIWKEPIPGWTDSINGPAGLLIGAGKGVIRTMYMKGDACADYVSVDLVVNALIFVAFLTSLNIEKRIFHITSNNEVRITYDDLINRGKKIVQTKLPLPGSAWYPGGSTKRSRLYNNFCIFFYHLVPAMIVDTILYIIGYEPVLMRVQKRVAKGFEVLEYYANNQWTFNNRESLELRKFMNPLEKEKYRLDTEGFDFQEYLENCVISIRRHMLNEPDETLPASRRHMMILTKYIGKMSTDLLSDHPDRIEKLFEGKTVFITGGTGFLGKVVIEKLLRLCPKVKQITTLVRIKKGKSPEQRLKEILEGPLFDSVRQKWGPEHLKKVIAIKGNLIKDRLDICEKDRTWLCEEVQIVFHMAATVRFDMTLKSAALMNVKGTKEVLDLAKEMKNLQIFQHISTAYCHLEEKELFEKAYEPPSNPHHIIKLCEWLEEEDIELITPKLIGRSPNTYAYTKALSEALVVEQMNNLPVVIVRPSVVVPIWEEPIPGWTDNFNGPAGLLTGAGKGVLRTMYIKENSCSDYIPVDIVASAMLAITLFASLNANEKIYHVTSNQEVKISYDELIEKGKKMLETKIPFSGVAWYPGGSIKRSKLYNKLCFFLYQLIPAIIVDTILSIIGYEPVLMRVQRRIAKGCDVLEYYANNEWIFHNRNILENRKLLNPTERKKYKLDKDGFELEKFLVNCIISIRRYMLNEPDETIAAAKRHMMILWVLDRFTKILCFLVFLYLLYKHLYLRMFI; encoded by the exons ATGTCTACTGAACTAGTGATTGATTATCCAGATAGAATCGAACGTTTCTTTGAAGGAAAAACTGTTTTTGTATCTGGAGGCACTGGATTTTTGGGCAAAGTACTAATAGAAAAACTACTGAGAGCATgcccaaaaattgaaaacattgtGACCTTAGTGAGAGTCAAGAAAGGAAAGAGTCCAGAACAAAGAATAGAAGAAATGTTAAGTGGCCCA TTGTTCGATAGTGTCAGGCAGAAAGGGGGTCCAGATCAATTGAAAAAAGTCATAGCCATCAAAGGAGATGTAATCAAAACCGGATTAGACCTGTGTAGAGAAGATAGGACATGGTTATGCGAAGAAGTCAACGTAGTCTTTCACTGTGCTGCTACAGTTAGATTCGATGAGCCTTTGAGAAGAGCGGTCCTATTGAATGTCAGAGGTACTAAACAGATGTTGGATTTGGCcaaagaaatgagaaaattgcAG GTATTTCAACATGTTTCTACTGCTTACTGTCACATGGAAGAAGCAGAGCTTTTCGAGAAAGCTTACGACCCTCCTGCTGATCCACACCACATAATCAAAATCTGCGAATGGTTGCGACAGGAAGATATTGAGTTGATATCACCAAG ACTGCTAGGAAGAAGCCCAAATACCTATGCCTACACTAAGGCTCTTGCAGAAGCACTAGTGGTAGAACAAATGCCAAATCTTCCTTTACAGATACTCAGACCTTCCGTTG TGGTTCCCATTTGGAAGGAGCCTATTCCGGGATGGACTGATAGCATAAACGGACCAGCAGGTCTTTTAATAGGAGCAGGTAAAGGAGTAATAAGAACGATGTATATGAAGGGAGACGCTTGTGCCGACTATGTCTCAGTAGATTTAGTCGTTAATGCTCTAATTTTCGTAGCTTTCCTAACGAGTCTCAACAT cgaaaaaagaatatttcacATCACCAGCAATAACGAAGTCAGAATAACGTACGATGATCTAATAAATAGAGGAAAGAAGATAGTACAAACTAAGTTACCATTACCTGGTAGTGCTTGGTACCCAGGTGGTTCAACTAAGCGGTCGAGGTTATACAATAATTTTTGCATTTTCTTCTACCATTTGGTTCCTGCTATGATTGTCGATACCATTTTGTACATAATTGGATATGAACCTGT GTTGATGAGGGTGCAAAAAAGAGTGGCAAAGGGGTTCGAGGTATTGGAGTACTACGCCAACAATCAGTGGACTTTCAACAATCGAGAAAGTCTCGAACTGAGAAAATTTATGAATCCTTTGGAAAAGGAGAAGTATAGACTAGATACCGAGGGATTCGATTTTCAGGAGTATCTGGAAAACTGTGTGATCTCTATAAGGAGGCATATGTTGAACGAGCCAGATGAAACTTTACCAGCTTCAAGAAGACATATGATGAT attAACTAAGTATATCGGAAAAATGTCTACGGATTTGCTGAGTGATCACCCTGACAGAATAGAAAAACTTTTCGAAGGAAAAACTGTTTTTATAACTGGCGGAACAGGATTTTTGGGCAAAGTTGTCATAGAAAAATTGCTGAGATTATGTCCGAAAGTGAAGCAAATAACAACTTTGGTAAGAATCAAGAAAGGAAAGAGTCCAGAGCAGAGGCTAAAAGAAATTTTGGAAGGTCCA ttgttcGATAGTGTCAGACAAAAGTGGGGTCCTGaacatttgaaaaaagtaaTAGCTATAAAAGGAAATCTCATCAAAGACCGATTGGACATTTGCGAGAAAGATAGGACCTGGCTATGTGAAGAAGTCCAAATAGTCTTCCACATGGCTGCCACAGTTAGATTTGATATGACTTTGAAAAGCGCTGCACTGATGAACGTGAAAGGGACAAAGGAGGTGTTAGATTTAgccaaagaaatgaaaaatttgcag ATCTTTCAACATATATCTACCGCTTATTGTCACCTAGAGGAGAAAGAGCTCTTTGAAAAGGCTTATGAACCTCCTTCAAATCCTCatcatataataaaattatgTGAATGGTTGGAGGAAGAAGATATTGAGTTAATTACACCAAA GCTTATAGGAAGGAGTCCAAATACTTATGCTTATACTAAGGCCCTTTCAGAAGCTTTGGTTGTGGAACAAATGAACAATCTTCCAGTGGTTATCGTCAGGCCATCTGTTG tgGTGCCAATTTGGGAAGAGCCCATACCTGGATGGACTGATAATTTCAATGGGCCTGCTGGTCTTCTGACAGGTGCAGGAAAAGGTGTATTAAGAACGATGTATATCAAAGAGAACTCATGTTCAGACTATATTCCAGTAGATATAGTAGCTTCTGCTATGCTTGCTATAACTTTATTTGCTTCTCTCAACGC aAATGAGAAAATATATCACGTAACCAGTAATCAAGAGGTAAAAATTTCCTACGACGAGTTGATAGAAAAGGGCAAAAAAATGTTGGAAACAAAGATACCATTTTCAGGCGTGGCTTGGTACCCGGGTGGTTCTATCAAGAGGTCAAAACTATACAATAAGTTATGCTTCTTTCTGTATCAATTGATACCAGCCATAATTGTCGATACTATCCTTTCCATAATTGGATATGAACCTGT GTTGATGAGGGTACAGAGGCGTATAGCGAAAGGCTGCGATGTCTTGGAATACTATGCCAATAACGAATGGATCTTCCATAACCGAAATATCTTGGAGAATAGGAAACTACTGAACCCTACAGAGAGAAAAAAGTATAAATTGGATAAGGACGGTTTTGAACTGGAGAAGTTTTTGGTAAATTGTATTATATCTATAAGGAGGTATATGTTGAACGAACCAGATGAAACTATTGCAGCTGCAAAAAGGCATATGATGAT tcTGTGGGTTTTGGACAGATTCACTAAAATTTTATGTTTCCTCGTGTTTCTCTACCTTTTGTACAAGCATCTTTATTTGCGAATGTTTATCTGA